The following is a genomic window from Opitutus sp. GAS368.
GCGAGTGCCGAGAACTTGGCGCTGTGGGCGCCGGCCAGGGTCTGGTCGAGGGTCAGGGCGCGTCCGGCCGCTTCGAGCGCCTCCGTCCACCGCCCCAGCTCGAGCAGGGCGTTGGCCTTCTGCACATGGGCCTTGGCGTAGGTGGGATTCAGCGCCAGCGCCTGTTCCGCGCTTTCCAGCGCCTGGGGAAAGGCGCCCATCCGGCGCATAAGGATCGCGCGGTTGTTCCAGGTGATGGCCGCCTTGGGATTTTCCGTGAGGATCCGGTGGATGAGGTCGTAGGCTTCCTTTTCCTCCAGCAGCTCGATGGCCAGCTGGGTGCAGCCGTCGAGCGGGGCGAAACGGTCCGCCGTCGCGCAGTGCCGCAAGGCCAGGCGCAGCCAGCGGCGGGCGTCCTCCGTGCGGCCGAGGGCGCTCGCCGCCTGCGCGGCGCTGGCGACGGGCTCCAGCGCATCGGGGGCAAATTCATGCGCCGCGGTAAAGCTGGCCAAGGCGGCGGGCAGGTCCTGCGTGGCCTGTAACACCAGGCCCAGCGCGCTGTGAGCCTTCCAGTTTTCCCGATCCAGCTGCAGCGCCTGTTTGGCGGCGACCTTCGCCTGGTCGAGGCGGCCGAGGTTGATCCACGACTGCGCGGCGTTGACGAGGGCGGCGGCCCGGTCGGGGGCATCGGGCGCGGGATCGGTGACCGGTTCAGTGCCGAGCAAGGTGCGATGGATGTGGGTGAGCTCGGCGGCGAGCGCGGCGAAACCGGCGGGTCGGCGCGCGGGATCCCGTTCCAGGCAGCGGAGGATCAAAGCGGCAAACGCCGGCGGGATATCCGCCACGATTTCCCGCGGATCGGGCGCGGGTTGCACGACGTTGAGCGCGGATTCTTCCAGTGGAAACGGGAAACAGCGGGTGGCTGAAACGTAAAGCACCACGCCACAGGCATAGAGGTCGGTGGCCACGGTGCGCGCCGGCCGGCCGGAGAGCATCTCGGGCGCAAAAAATCCCCGCGTGCCCGCGAGCAGCATGTCGTCGGCCGCGTCATCGGGCGTCAGCGCGAGGCCGAAGTCCGCGACCTTGGCGGCGCCCTCCGGGCCGAGCAGGATGTTGATCGGTTTCAGATCGCCATGCACCAGTCCGGCGAAGGCCAGGCCGCGGGCCACGCCCAGTCCGGTGCGCAGGGTGGTGCGCCAGTCGGTCGTGCCGGCGAGGATCTCGTCCTGGAGGCTGCGGGCCCCGGGGATGTATTCGAGCACCAGATAAGGCAGGCGGTTGTGTTCCTCTACACCGTAGGCGAGCACCAGGTTGGGGTGGGGGGCCAGTGCGACGCAGTGAGCGGCTTCGGCGAGGAACATCTCGCGCAGCTCCGGGTTGGCAAGGTGGCGGGGCAGGGGGGTCTTCAGCGCGACGAGATTGCCGCTGTGGGTGAATTGCTCGGGCCCGAGGTAACGGCCGATATACACGAGGCCGAATCCGCCCCGGAGGATTTTTTCCACCCGGTAGCGGTCGCCAATGGTGTCGCCCGGTTGGAAGGGCGCGCGTTCGATCAGTTCACAATCGCGCTGGAGCTGCGCGCGCGCAGCTCCGTGATCCGGCAGCACGGCCGAGGCGAAAAGGCGGGCGAGGCTGCGGGTTGGCGCCGCGGTGGCGTCACGCAGAGCCTGCTGCAATTTGCCGAGGCGGGGGGCGGGGTCGCTCATCGGTCAGCCCGCCGGAGTCAGGCGAGCATCCGGCTGGCCTCGGCCAGCCCGCCGCCCAGCCGGGGCGCAAGCCGGGCGAAATGCGTCCGGCGCTCCGACGTGTAACCAAGGTCAAACAAAACAAGGCCCAGCCCGACCTCGCCATAGATGCGTCCCGCGTCGGTCAGCTTGGCCCGCTCGGCCGGGGTGGCGGGGAGTTGCAGCGCTTTTTCATAGGCGGTCACGATGCTCTCCGGCTCCGTGATGCAATGATGGAATGATTCCCAGGCTTCGTCGTGCCGCCGCTCCAGCAACAGGGCCACGGCGCGCAGCGGCCGGCAGACGATCATCGATTCCAACACGCGCTTCCGTGGGTGCAGCAGTTGGGTTTGCAGCCACTGGTCGCTCATCGTCACAAAGTCTGCCAGCAGGAGAAAGGCGGCGAATTCACAGGAGGGTCGGGTCGCGGCCGCAGCCAGAAACGATTCACCCAGCCAGTTGTAGTCTCTTCCCCCGAACGCCACCAGGGTGTCAATGAGGGTCTTGTCCGCCGGGGGGAGCTCGGCGACCACTTTGCCGATCTTGAAAGTCTCGTCGTGGGGCGGGCGGCGGCCCTCGAAGCAAAACAGCAGGCGCGTGGGATTGTCCGTCCCGTGCAAGACGAGGCGCTGGAGCAGTTCGCGGGCCTCGGAAATTCGGCCGTGCCGGATTAGCGCGGTGGCCTGGCCGGCATCTCCCCAAGGTTTGCCCCGGCCAAAGAGTCCCGCTTTCAGGCCTGGTTTCCAGTCGGCAGGCACGCCCGGGGGTGGCGGCAGCGGGTGCAGCCGCCGCAAGGGTTCCAGCGAATTCGGCAAGCCGATCTCCTGGACCGGGGCCCGGGGCGTTGCCGCCGCTTCGGCCTCCGACTGGGTTTGCGCATGAAAGGCGCGATGACAGGCGTGGCAGAGAAACCAGTCGGTCTCGTTCTCGCGGACCACCTTTGACCAGTAAGCGAGGTTCTGGTCATGGCTCCAGCCGGCCCGACCCACCGCCAAGCGCAGTTGAAACGGATTGAATTTTCCATCCACAACTGCGCGTTGGAATGTCCGCACGGGCACCGTCACGCCATCGCTCCCGGCATTGCACACGTCGCAGATCCCCATGGGCAGAATGCAAACCGACGCCTCCGGCCGGCGCAATCCGCGAAAAAGTGCGAATCTCACGCAGAGTCAGGCCGATTCTCGGTAAGTAAGGGGTGAACGCAAAAATTAAACCCGCAACCTCCACCCCCGCCTCCATGAAAAATACACCGCTCAGGTTACTCCTGCTCCTGGGGTTCGTCGTCTCCGCCGCCACGGCGGCACACGCGGACCCCAGTTCCTACACGGTCAACAGTTCCAGCGGCACGGTCCACAATCCCCCGCCGCCGCCCCGGCCGCCCGCGTGCGCTTGCGTGCGCGGTTAAACCACTCGCGCCCGCCGGACCGGGATTGCCGATCCGGCGGGCGCGAGCCACTTTTCCTTCCATGAAAACACTAATCTGTCTCCTCGGGCTCGCGCTGGCACCGCTCCCCATGCTCGCGCTCATGCCGCGCTCGCTCCCCGCGCCGTTGGCGGCCCCGGCTCCCGCCGGCGAAGTCTCGCTCATGGGCACGCTGCAACAGCGCGTGGCCCTCGGCGGTGAGACCACGGGCTGGTCGCTCCACTATGACCAGGACCAGCGGGTCGATCTGCTGCTGCCCATCGATGCCTTTGCCTGGATCCGTGACGGTCTCGCGGTGGGGGTGAAGGGTCATTTCGAGACCCGCCAATATCCGGAGCGCGGTGCGGTGCGGGTCTTGGTCGTGCGCGAAATCACTCAGGTCGTGACCTGACACGCGCGATTAGTCGTTCACCCCTCCCGCGTCGCCCCCGCATCCACCCTCTGCCCGCCATGGCCTCCGCCCAGATCATCTGCCCGAAATGCCACCGGTCGCTCAACCTGCCGGCGCAGCTGGAAGTGATGCGGGAGGTGCACCAGGGCGGCGGCGGTTATATCGCCTTCGGGGATCCCGATCGCCGATTGGGTTGCCCGTCCTGCGGGCATGGCATCCGCGTCGGCGACATCACCGAGGGCAAGCACAACCCCAAGCCGGCCGGCTGGCTCGCGACCCTGCTCAACTTCGCGTTCCTCGCGGCCATCGTGCTGGGCGTGCTCTACGCCTGCTCGCGTTGACGCGAACTTTCAGCCCAGCGCCAGGGCAATCACGCCCGCGA
Proteins encoded in this region:
- a CDS encoding serine/threonine-protein kinase; the protein is MSDPAPRLGKLQQALRDATAAPTRSLARLFASAVLPDHGAARAQLQRDCELIERAPFQPGDTIGDRYRVEKILRGGFGLVYIGRYLGPEQFTHSGNLVALKTPLPRHLANPELREMFLAEAAHCVALAPHPNLVLAYGVEEHNRLPYLVLEYIPGARSLQDEILAGTTDWRTTLRTGLGVARGLAFAGLVHGDLKPINILLGPEGAAKVADFGLALTPDDAADDMLLAGTRGFFAPEMLSGRPARTVATDLYACGVVLYVSATRCFPFPLEESALNVVQPAPDPREIVADIPPAFAALILRCLERDPARRPAGFAALAAELTHIHRTLLGTEPVTDPAPDAPDRAAALVNAAQSWINLGRLDQAKVAAKQALQLDRENWKAHSALGLVLQATQDLPAALASFTAAHEFAPDALEPVASAAQAASALGRTEDARRWLRLALRHCATADRFAPLDGCTQLAIELLEEKEAYDLIHRILTENPKAAITWNNRAILMRRMGAFPQALESAEQALALNPTYAKAHVQKANALLELGRWTEALEAAGRALTLDQTLAGAHSAKFSALASLGRFAEARTCIERGLAILPGNELLLRARRKLD